Genomic window (Mycoplasmopsis citelli):
TAACTGCAGTTTTAGATAATGATAATCGTGACACTACCACTAAATATGGATTTGATTTTGACAATCAAACATCAATCCCAATTACTTATAATATTTCGCTAACTACCTCAAAAGATAATGAACGATTAATTATTTTCCCTGATGATAATGAAAAAGGATTTTCATTTTTACAATTGCAAGGTGGAATTGTTACTGGATTTCCTAGCAAAGGAAGAAAAGAATCATCTTTAGTTACGCCAGAACGTTATGATAATGATTTAAGATCTTCAGATACTGGTAAATCAAACATTTGAAATGATGGTAGAAATTGATTTGCAACACCAAATGATCGCCTTCCTACCGGAGTTAACTTTAATTTATATTCATTTAATTTTGATTATGATCCTGTTTTACGAAAAGTTTATCTTTATAATTCATGAACTGAAAATGGTTTATATACAATTAAAAAAGGTAATTTTAAAACCAATTTACAAACTTTGAGAAATAATACAAATTTAAAAGTTGCTGATGCAAACTTTGTAAGAGAATTAGTTGCAAAATTCCCTTCAAATGTAGCAAATTATACACCTACTCCATCAGAATTAAGTAGAGTTTACCAAATTTATTCAACAATAGATGAAAACATCTTTAATAAAAACGGTCGTTTTAAAAATACTCTTTGATTAAATATTAGTAGTAATGGTGCTTTTGGAGGATTGCCTTTATTCCCTATCTCTGGCGGACAAAGTATTGTTAATAGAACAGCAGTAGCTGATCCTACAAGTGCAAAATTAGCTCAAGTTGAAAATCAGAACTTTAAATTAGATACAGCAAGTGGGAAAATAGCAAAAGATTCAGCTCGCGATATTCTTTACTCGGCAATAATTAATAAATTCTTCTTTAAAATTCGTTAATTTTTCATACAAAAACACTTACTAATTTTTAGTAAGTGTTTTTTATCTACATTTTTATATTAAATAAGAAAAATAAAAATTCAGCATTAGCTGAATTTTCTTATACACTTTTTTGCATTCTTACTCTAACAACTGTGTAAGGCATTAAAGCCATAAATCTTGCTCTTTTAATTGCTGTTGCTAATTTACGTTGGTGTTTTGCACATGCACCAGTGTTTGATTTAGATTTGATTTGTCCATTAGCTGAAACATATTTAGATAAAAGCTCAACGTTTTTATAATCTAAATAAGGCATTTTTTCGGTGCAAAATTCACAGAATTTTTTTCTTGGAGCGAATCCTTTTTTACGTTTTGGGTTAAAAGCCATACCTTTTCTCCTATTCTCAATCTTCATCATCACCAAAAATAGTTGATGATGAAGCGGGTTTATCTAATATTTGATCTAATGCATAATTGTTATCTTTGTTAAATTCATGGTATTGTTCAGGCGTTTGAACTGGAATTTCATTTTTACTTGGAGATGAATTAGTATTAAAATTCTTTTGTGCTAATTCTTCCCGTCGTGCTTTAGATTCTAGTGGTGAAATTGAATTGACAATCACATCAAAGCTGGTGTTTTTGTTTCCGTTACGATCCTGATAATCATTTACATTAATTGAACCATCAATCATAACTAATGAACCTTTAGTTAAATATTTGTTAATAAAATCTGCATTAGCTTTAAAAGCTACACAAGGAATAAAATTTGTACCACCATCATTAGTATTGGTTCTGGTGTTTTTATTTACAGCAATACGAAAGGATAAAAAGTTATTTCCACTGTTTCCTTGTCTGAGTTCATTAATACTTGAAATACGTCCAATTAAAATAACTTTATTATACATATACGATCCTTAAAAATGAAAAATTATTCTTTGCTTGTTGGTGTTTTAACGGTTTTATATACACGTTTTTTAGGTTCTTCGCTTAATGGAATATCGCCTTTTGGGTTTTTGGTAACACGCGGATCAACTTTGTTTTTTCCAACGTTTTTAAACTCTTTACCATAACCTCTTTCGGTATCAAGGTTTAATACTAAATATCTTCAAATTTCTTTAACAATATTAGCTTTACGAGTGAATTCAGCAATTAATGAAGGTTCTGATTGAACTTCAGCAAGTAAGTATTGAGCGTGTTGAGCATTGTTGATTTTATATGCCAATTCAGTGCGTTCTAGCTTTTGTGCTTTCTCAACATTTTTTCCAAAAACTTCTTTAAGAAGTTTTTGTGCTAGTGCCAAATCAGCTTTAGGGTCAACAATGATCATAATTTCATATTTTGACATGTTTTCTCCTTATGGTCTTAAATTGGGCTAATTAGCCAAGGAGTATATAAAAAATACTCTTTATTTATTTTATCATTTTCCTTTAAAAGTAGAAACGTTAATTTGTCCTAAATAAGATAAATAAATGAACATAAAAATTAGAATATTTAAGATTTAATAAACAACCAAATGACGAACGAAATTAAACAATATTAAACAATATAATTGCTAATATATTTTATTTAATTAAGCTTAGTTTAATTTTGATATTGTTTTTTATTTTTTGCTTAATTAAAAATTAATGTAATATTTTAAGCGATGGAAAAAAGTAATTTAGTTATTGTCGAATCTCCAAACAAGGTTGCTACTATTAAAAAGTACCTTGGAGATAATTTTGAAGTAATTGCTAGTGTAGGACACATTTTAAAATTAAAAACATCAGGTCGTTTTTCACTAGGAATTAACTTAGAAAGTTGAGAACCTGAATATTCACTTGATTCAAGCAAAAGAGAAGTTGCTAAAAAACTAAAAGCAGCTATTAAAAACTCTGCAACAGTGTATATTGCAACTGACCCTGATCGCGAAGGGGAAGCTATTGGTGAACATCTTGTTCGCTACTTTAAAATTGAAGATCAGTATTTTCGTGTTAAATATAACGAAATTACTAAAGATGCCATTTTAAAAGCTTTTGAGCATCCAGAAAAGTTAAATCAACCACTTGTAGAAGCTCAAAAAGCTCGCCGCATGCTTGATCGGATCATTGGTTTTAGACTTAGTTCATTAATGAAAAACAAAATTTTTAACTCACCAACTAATCCTAGTGCTGGAAGAGTTCAATCAATTGCCTTAAAATTAGTTGTTGATCGTGAACGAGAAATTGAAGCCTTTATTCCTGAATATTACAGTAAATTGCGTGCTCTTTTTGCTGATAATGTTAATGAAGCCACTTATGTTAATTTAAATAATCCTTCAGAAAAACGTGAGTGAATTTTTAATGAAGAATTAGAAACAATAAAAAAACATTTTGAAACAGCTCCAAAAACCCTTAATGTTGTTGAAGTTAAGTATTCTCAAAGAAAACTTGCTAAAGTTGAACCGCTCAAGCAATCAGTACTTTACAAAAAAAGTCCATATTCAGCTCAAAGTACTCAAGTTGCTTTACAAAAGCTTTACGAAGGATATGGAGACGGTGGATTAATTAGCTACCCAAGAACTGATTCAACCCGTTTAAGTGCAACTTTTGTCAGTGCAGCACAAGGATATATTTTAGCTAAATATGGAGAAAATTATTTAGCTAGCGAAATTAAAGGTTTTAGTGGCGATCAAGATGCTCACGAAGCAATTAGACCCACAGATATTAGCGTTACTGCTGAAAAAGCAAAAGCTTTATACCCACAAATGAGCGATCAAGAAGTTAAAATTTATCAACTTATTTGAGAAATTACCATGCGTAGTTTAATTAAACAACCGGTTCGTAAAGTTTTTTCATATACTTATGAAAATAGTGAGTATGTTTTTAAAAATTCCTTTTCAAAAGTTGACTTTGATGGATATTACATTATTGATAATGAACCTCCGATTAGTGATGTTGATCCACAATATCAAGAAGGAGATGTTATTGAGATTAAAGAATTTGTTTTTGAAGAACACCAAACAAATCCAGCTCCACGATACAATGAGGGTTCGTTAATTGAAAAGCTTGATAATATTAAAGTAGGAAGACCTTCAACATTTGCTTCAACAGTTAAACTCATTAAAGATCGTGAATATGTTGAAACTTTTGAAAATACTTTAAAACCAACTGAATTTGGAATTTTAGTTTTAGATAAACTAATTGGTTCTTTTCCAAAAATTATTAATGAATCTTATACCGCTAGTGTTGAAGAGCAACTTGATGAAATTGCTGAAGATAAGCTTAAAAAAGATTCTGTTATGCAAGATTTTTGGGATAAATTTACCTTAGAATTTGAACAAGCTCAACAAAGTATGGAAGCTTCTAAAATTGAAGAAGTAATTTTAGAAGAACCTTGTCCTGAAGATAATGGAATTTTAATTGAACGTCGTAATAAAAAAGGTCAAAAATTTATTGGATGTAAGAATTTTCCTCAGTGTCGCTACACTCGTAGCATCCCTGGACAAAATAACTTTAAATTCAGATCTAAAAAAGCCGCAAGTAAAACTTAAAAAATTAAGCAATCATTTTGATTGCTTTTGTTTTGCTTTACCAAGTAAATATTGCTAATGTGGTAAAATTATTATATGTATATAATAATACAGCTAAAAAGGGGGGTAAAATGAGAATATCACTTATTTCGCTTGTTAGTGAATCTGCTAAAGCTGTTGATTGGTATTTACAAGGACTTACCCAGCAAGATAATCAAGATTTTGAAGTAATTTTGTGTCTTAATAAAGACTCGCAAACACCGCAGGTTTTTGAAGTTATTGCTAAACATAAAAGCTTTTTTAAGCAGCGACTGGTTGTTATTTTTAATAGTAAATTAAAATCTTATCAACATAATTTAATTAGTGCTTTTCGGATTGCCCAGGGAAATTATCTTTATGTATTAAATTCAGATGCAACTATTAAACGCTATTATGTTGATAGCTTAATTAAACTTACGCTTAAAAATGATGCTGATGTAATTGAATTTCAACCCCGAATTATTGGGTCAATTAATTGAAAACCGGCCCATCGTTTAAGTACTAATGAAGTGGTGAACTTAAATGAAAATAAGCAAGCACTTGCGTATTCATTCCCCTTTATTTTTAATAAAATTTTTAAAAAATCTCTAACTGATCAATTAATTAAATATAAACCAATTATTCATAATGATTCAAAATTATGTGTGGAAGTTACTTATATGTTGCTCCTTAGTGCTAATACTTATAAATACATTAATGAACGAATTATTCGTGAATATTATGGAGCTAATGTTTGGCTTAACATTAAAAATGAACTACAAAGTTTTCAAAAAATTGAAAACCATATCAAATTTCATAATCTTAAAGTTATTCAAGAAATCATGTATGCTAAATATTATTATTTTAAAATCATCATGTATGGACTGCTTAATTCAACGACCTTTGTGTATCGAAATTTTAAATCTAAAGAACAAATTAAAGAAAAAAGGAGTATGTTGTTAGTCCAAAAACATGAAGCAACGCTCCAGAAACTTCAAAATACCAATGAATTTGAGCAATTTGAAAAATCTAATGTTTATATGCTCAAAGCATCAATTGAAACAAACTTGCTGCGAAGTGAAATTTCGCAATTAAAAAAAGTAAAAGCTAAAATTTTAAGTGAGTTAGAATAAAATGTTTGAAAATTCAGGTTTTTGACGAAGATTTATTTGCAACTTACTTGATTTTTTAATCTCATTGGCAGTTATTATTTTTATTTTTTATTTTCTTGCTCCGTTAAATGTGGAAAAACTTCAAAAAATATCTTTTCGTTTTTATGGAAGTTTTCTCCTTTGTCTTGTTTGAATAGCCCTTTATTTTATATTTATTCCACTATATTTTAATAAGCAAACCTTATTTCAAAGCATTTTTAATTTAAAGATGATTAATTTGAATAATCAAAACATTAGCTTAAAAACCTTTTTAATTCGTAATTTATTTAACGGTGGTTTTTGAATTATTGTTTTTAGTACATTTATGATTTTGATTCAAGTTAATGATTTTGATTTAAACAAGCTTCCGAATTTAAAAAATACTTTTGGAAACCAAATTAAACAAAATATTGTTGCGGTTTTAATTAGTTATTGATTTTTATTGCATTTTATTACTAATATTTCCATTATTATCAATAAAAAACGCTTAAGCATTATCGATAAAATAACTCACACTCGAGTAGTAATTAATAAATATAAAGCTGTCATTAAACCCCAAGAGTTAAAATTAATTCCTTATTATTGTGAATTACCCAAATTTGAATACTTTAAAAGTGATGAAAGGTAACAGATATGAACATAAAGAAAAATGATGTATTAAGTGATTTAAATAAATTTCAACGAGAGGCAGTTGAGTATTTTGATTCGCATTTGCGGATTATTGCTGGTGCTGGAAGTGGAAAAACTAAGGTTTTAACTCGAAAAGTTACTTATTTAATTAATGATTTAGGAATTTCTCCAAGCAATATTTTGGCAGTAACTTTTACTAATAAAGCATGTAATGAGATGAAAGAGCGTATTAGTAAATATTTATACGATGATAAAGATTTAAAAATCTTTACTTTCCATTCACTTTGTAGCAATATTTTACGTCGTTTTATTCACCTTTTGGGGTATCATAATGACTTTTTAATTTTAGATGAAGTAGATAAAAATCAAATTTTATCATCATTATATAAGCGTTTTGGAATCACTACTCAAGTAGTAAGTTATAAAAATATGGTTCAATACATTAGTTGAGCTAAAAATAAAAATTATGATATTTATCAGTTTGCAGAAAATTTAAATTTTAAAATTGATGAACCAATTGTGAAAGTTTATCAAGGATATTTAGATGAATTAGCACTAAAAGGGGCACTGGATTTTGATGATTTAATCATTAAAGCCCACCAATTATTAATTGCTCACCCTAATGTTGCTGAACATTATAAAAAACAATTTTCGTATATTTTAATTGATGAGTTTCAAGATACTTCAAAAATGCAATATGATATTATCAAAAAAATTGTAGGAGATGGAACCCATTTAACTATTGTTGGAGATCCAGACCAGACTATTTATAATTGACGGGGAGCTGAAGTTAATTTAATTTTAGATTTTGAAAAAGAATATCCTAAATCAAAAACTGTGGTTCTTGATTTAAACTATCGTTCAACTAAGAAAATTCTTGATGCAGCTAATAAGTTAATTCAACATAACAAAATGCGTTATAATAAAAATTTAATTACTCAAAATGACGAAGGACAAGATATTGAGTTTTATCATGGATTTAACGTTGAAGCTGAAGCTCGTTGGGTAGTTCAAAAAATTAACGAACTTAAAAAACAAAAAAATCAGCTTAAAAATATTGCTATTTTATATCGAGCTAATTATTATTCTCGTCCTTTTGAAGAGGCTCTCATTCAAGAAAATATCAATCATAAAATCTTTAATGGAGTGAAATTTTTTCAACGAAGTGAAATTAAGGATGCCATTGCTTTTTTAAGAGTTATTCATGATGGTTCAGATATTGCCCTTGAGCGTATTATTAATGTTCCAGTTCGCGGAATTGGAGAAACTACTTTAAATACCATTAAAAAATACGCTCTTAATCGGGGAGAAACAATTTTTGAAACTTTTGTTAAAGATTTTGCTAATTTACCTATTTCTAAAAAACTCATTAAAGAAAAATTATATCCATTTTTAAAAACCATTATCACCGCAAAAAATGGGCTTAAAACTAAAAAAATCAGCGATATTTTAAACTGATTTTTACGAGAAATTAATTATTATGAACACATTGAAAATAATAAAAACATCCGTGGCTCTGCCCTTGATAATGTTAAAGAGCTAATTGAATCAATTAAAAACTGAGAAAGTCACAATCCTAAAGGAACTTTGGGTGATTATTTAAATATGGTCTCACTGCTTTCAGCTACTGATGAAGGAGATAATAGTAATAATTATGTTTCGTTAATGACCATTCACTCAGCTAAAGGACTTGAATTTGATAATGTTTTTGTCGTTGGGCTTACTGAAGGAATTTTTCCAAGTATTAAAGTTATTGACAATAAAGAACAAGGACTTAGTTATTTAAATAACGATAATTCTCCAATTGAAGAAGAGCGTCGACTTGCGTATGTAGCTATTACTCGAGCCAGAAAAAATCTTTTTATTAGCGATTCTCGTGGACATTTAATTGGAAGCGATACCCCTAAAGCTCCATCTCGATTTATTAAAGAAATGGGAATTGATTTAGATGAAACCATTTTACATAAAAATTTTGATATCGCAATTTCAAGTAATAATGAACCAGATAAGAAAAAACAAAATAAAGTTATTGTTGGAGATATTATCTCACATGTTACTTTTGGAGAAGGAGAGGTGCTTGAAGTTAAAGGAAGTGAAATTGTAGTGCGATTTGTTAAAGATAAAAAAGAAAAAACGCTCAATAAAGATCACCCTTCAATTCAAGTTATTTCATCATAATGGCAATTATTTTAATTTCAATTTTCGGTTTTTTATTTTTTATTTTAGGGGCTATTATTGCATTTTTAATTTTAGTGTTATATTACTTTAGATCTTTTTCAGGAGTGATTTTATTTAAAATTGACAATATCAATAAGCGGGTATTGCGTTTTTCGGGTAAAT
Coding sequences:
- the rpsR gene encoding 30S ribosomal protein S18 — translated: MAFNPKRKKGFAPRKKFCEFCTEKMPYLDYKNVELLSKYVSANGQIKSKSNTGACAKHQRKLATAIKRARFMALMPYTVVRVRMQKSV
- a CDS encoding single-stranded DNA-binding protein; its protein translation is MYNKVILIGRISSINELRQGNSGNNFLSFRIAVNKNTRTNTNDGGTNFIPCVAFKANADFINKYLTKGSLVMIDGSINVNDYQDRNGNKNTSFDVIVNSISPLESKARREELAQKNFNTNSSPSKNEIPVQTPEQYHEFNKDNNYALDQILDKPASSSTIFGDDEDWE
- the rpsF gene encoding 30S ribosomal protein S6; its protein translation is MSKYEIMIIVDPKADLALAQKLLKEVFGKNVEKAQKLERTELAYKINNAQHAQYLLAEVQSEPSLIAEFTRKANIVKEIWRYLVLNLDTERGYGKEFKNVGKNKVDPRVTKNPKGDIPLSEEPKKRVYKTVKTPTSKE
- the topA gene encoding type I DNA topoisomerase, whose translation is MEKSNLVIVESPNKVATIKKYLGDNFEVIASVGHILKLKTSGRFSLGINLESWEPEYSLDSSKREVAKKLKAAIKNSATVYIATDPDREGEAIGEHLVRYFKIEDQYFRVKYNEITKDAILKAFEHPEKLNQPLVEAQKARRMLDRIIGFRLSSLMKNKIFNSPTNPSAGRVQSIALKLVVDREREIEAFIPEYYSKLRALFADNVNEATYVNLNNPSEKREWIFNEELETIKKHFETAPKTLNVVEVKYSQRKLAKVEPLKQSVLYKKSPYSAQSTQVALQKLYEGYGDGGLISYPRTDSTRLSATFVSAAQGYILAKYGENYLASEIKGFSGDQDAHEAIRPTDISVTAEKAKALYPQMSDQEVKIYQLIWEITMRSLIKQPVRKVFSYTYENSEYVFKNSFSKVDFDGYYIIDNEPPISDVDPQYQEGDVIEIKEFVFEEHQTNPAPRYNEGSLIEKLDNIKVGRPSTFASTVKLIKDREYVETFENTLKPTEFGILVLDKLIGSFPKIINESYTASVEEQLDEIAEDKLKKDSVMQDFWDKFTLEFEQAQQSMEASKIEEVILEEPCPEDNGILIERRNKKGQKFIGCKNFPQCRYTRSIPGQNNFKFRSKKAASKT
- a CDS encoding glycosyltransferase translates to MRISLISLVSESAKAVDWYLQGLTQQDNQDFEVILCLNKDSQTPQVFEVIAKHKSFFKQRLVVIFNSKLKSYQHNLISAFRIAQGNYLYVLNSDATIKRYYVDSLIKLTLKNDADVIEFQPRIIGSINWKPAHRLSTNEVVNLNENKQALAYSFPFIFNKIFKKSLTDQLIKYKPIIHNDSKLCVEVTYMLLLSANTYKYINERIIREYYGANVWLNIKNELQSFQKIENHIKFHNLKVIQEIMYAKYYYFKIIMYGLLNSTTFVYRNFKSKEQIKEKRSMLLVQKHEATLQKLQNTNEFEQFEKSNVYMLKASIETNLLRSEISQLKKVKAKILSELE
- a CDS encoding RDD family protein — encoded protein: MFENSGFWRRFICNLLDFLISLAVIIFIFYFLAPLNVEKLQKISFRFYGSFLLCLVWIALYFIFIPLYFNKQTLFQSIFNLKMINLNNQNISLKTFLIRNLFNGGFWIIVFSTFMILIQVNDFDLNKLPNLKNTFGNQIKQNIVAVLISYWFLLHFITNISIIINKKRLSIIDKITHTRVVINKYKAVIKPQELKLIPYYCELPKFEYFKSDER
- a CDS encoding ATP-dependent helicase; this translates as MNIKKNDVLSDLNKFQREAVEYFDSHLRIIAGAGSGKTKVLTRKVTYLINDLGISPSNILAVTFTNKACNEMKERISKYLYDDKDLKIFTFHSLCSNILRRFIHLLGYHNDFLILDEVDKNQILSSLYKRFGITTQVVSYKNMVQYISWAKNKNYDIYQFAENLNFKIDEPIVKVYQGYLDELALKGALDFDDLIIKAHQLLIAHPNVAEHYKKQFSYILIDEFQDTSKMQYDIIKKIVGDGTHLTIVGDPDQTIYNWRGAEVNLILDFEKEYPKSKTVVLDLNYRSTKKILDAANKLIQHNKMRYNKNLITQNDEGQDIEFYHGFNVEAEARWVVQKINELKKQKNQLKNIAILYRANYYSRPFEEALIQENINHKIFNGVKFFQRSEIKDAIAFLRVIHDGSDIALERIINVPVRGIGETTLNTIKKYALNRGETIFETFVKDFANLPISKKLIKEKLYPFLKTIITAKNGLKTKKISDILNWFLREINYYEHIENNKNIRGSALDNVKELIESIKNWESHNPKGTLGDYLNMVSLLSATDEGDNSNNYVSLMTIHSAKGLEFDNVFVVGLTEGIFPSIKVIDNKEQGLSYLNNDNSPIEEERRLAYVAITRARKNLFISDSRGHLIGSDTPKAPSRFIKEMGIDLDETILHKNFDIAISSNNEPDKKKQNKVIVGDIISHVTFGEGEVLEVKGSEIVVRFVKDKKEKTLNKDHPSIQVISS